GAATATGCGGTGTATGTATGATCTCGAGCGAAAGAGAAGGAGCAAGCTTGTACGTAATTCCGGGTTTCATAGTTGTAACCTCGAAGATATCGGTAAGGGAAGCTACTGCATCTTGTTGATATAATCCGCCCTTTAATGTGTTGTTCCATAGAGGCTCAACAAGCGTCTCAGGCAAAAGTAATCTCATCTTTTCCCCGTAGACGTGTTTTAGGGTTAGCGCTAGCTCTTCCAGACCTCCAACATGATCCGCATGAATATGCGTAATTAAAGTAGCATTTACGTCTCGGAAAGATTTTTCAATGGTATGCATGGCAAGCGGAGCTGTAATCCCGCAATCAATCAGTAGGGTATAATTATCCGCTAGTAGCAAGCCATTGTTGTTAAAATAGTTTTTTGCAAAAGCATTGCCGGTTCCTAGCATTTGTAGGCTCAGACTCATAAGAAAGTACCCTCCTGAAATCACTGATAGCTAAATATATCAACTTTGAACAAATCCATAATATCATTTTTCGCAAGATGAATGAAATATTTACCTACAATTAGCGCAACTTGCTGAGACAAAGTAAGTATACATTAACAGTATGAATTATTTGGAGGGTTTCAAATGAATAGATGGAAAAAAATCACTTTATGCGTGTTTGCTTTTTCCTTAATGGGCGGTTCATTATTGTTCGCCGATTCCGTTAACCAGAAAATCAGGGTTTGGAACAACGGGAAGGAAATTGTGGACGGCGGTTATTTAATTGATGGGAAAACGTATATTCCCGCTAGAGAAGCAGGCGGGCTTGTTAGTTGGGATGGTTCTGGGAAAGTCTCGATTCTTAAGCCTAATGTTCATATTGTTCTTTTTAAGGATAATACGGTCTTTGGTAACGTCAACGTTGGCAAGCTCAAGATTAAGATATTAACCCAAGTAGATAGCTTAACAGAAGAAGTTTCAGCTGTGAAAGTAGCCATAACGGATCCATCTGGTAATGTTAAGGATATTCAGTCGCAGGAGCTTGAAGGCTCGAAGAAGGATAATTTCTGGTTTCCAACCTCGGAGTTTACGTATGATTTTAAAGAAACCGGGAAATATCGGGTGGGCTTTTATATGAAATCTTCGAAAAATGCAGATTATGTTCTTGTGTCAGAGAAGGTAATTACGGCACTCAATTGAGTGTTCTAAATTGACCTGAACTAATCTAACGTGGTACGATACCAGATGTAGGATAATACAATTCAAAGTGAGGTATTACAATGAGCGATCACAAACATGAGCATGGTGAAGCATGCGGTTGCGGGCATGATCACGACCATGAGCACGAGGAGTTTGTGCTGACCTTGACGAACGAGCAGGGCGAAGATGTAGAAATGGTGTTTGTAGAAACGTTCGACATAGGCGAGAAATTATACGCTCTGTTGTTAGAGCGCGAGAATCCAGAAGCAGACGGCATTATTCTGCGTATGGAAGAAGAAGACGAAGAAATGGTATTGTACAATATCGAAGATGAAGAAGAATGGAAAGCTGTTGAAGAAGCTTACAACAATCTGCTTGCTCAGCAAGAATAGATTTTAGCGACTAAATTAAGCTGTTCTATTGTGTATATGACAGTTGATGTTTATATACAGAAACCCGATACTTATTATGGTATCGGGTTTTTGTATAAATGAATGAAGTTTTTTAGGAAAATGATGGATCTTAGGATATAGGATCGGCTTCAACAATCACTTTTATGTTAGTGATGCTGCGGTCTTCAGGACCTTTAACCGGAAGGCCGATCTCCACATGGTCAATAATATAATCGATGTTATCCTGTGTGATTACTTCGCCAGGGAGAAGAATAGGAATTCCCGGCGGATATACATATATAAATTCTGCAATAATGTAGCCAGCAGATTCACGGAATGGAACTAACTGCGTATCCGCATAAAAAGCGTCTCTTGGAATCAGAGCAAGCTGCGGAATTTCTGGAACCTGAACCTTAAGCTCGTAAATTTCACCCTTGCTATAATGAATAGCGGACAACACCCGAAGTGCAGCTAATAATTTATCTACTGATTCTTGGGTATCACCTGGGGTAATAAGGCAAAGAATATTATACATGTCGCTTAGTTCTACTTCGATGTTGTACTTCTCGCGCAACCAGTTTTCGGTTTCGTATCCTGTGATCCCTAAATGGCGCACATGAATGTTGAGCTTAGTTGGGTCATGATCAAATGTGGCTTCTGTCCCAAGTATTTCTTTTCCAAAGCTGTACAGGCCTTCGATCGTATTAATCGTTTCGCGTGCATAGTTGGACAATCGAATGGTTCTTTCCGCCATTTCATGACCGTTCAGCGCGAGATTACGTCTTGATGTATCCAAGGACGCTAATAAAATATATGAGGTGGATGTTGTAGTCAGCATGCTCATAATGGTCTGTACCCGTTGCGGGTTAATCAGACCCGTCTTAGCATTTAGATTCAGTACCGAGCTTTGCGTCATGGAGCCGCCAAGTTTATGCACACTTGTGGCAGCTATGTCCGCTCCGGCCTGCATGGCCGATACCGGCAGATCCTCGTGAAAATGAATCAGTACTCCATGTGCCTCGTCCACCAATACGGGTACACCGTAACGGTGAGCCAGGTCGACAATCGAACGCAGGTCGGCGCATACACCGAAGTACGTGGGATTGATTACTAGAACTCCTTTGGCGTCTGGATGACGCCTTAACGCTCGTTCCAGCGAACTGGTCGTTATGCCGTGATCTATCCCGAGATTCTCATCCTGAACAGGCGAGACAAACACAGGCTTGGCTCCGGAGAAGATAATGGCCGACATTACAGATTTATGAATGTTACGCGGCACAATTATTTTATCACCCGGTGAGCAGACAGAGAGGATCATCGTCATGATGGCGTTGCTCGTGCCCTGTACGCTAAAATACGTATAGTCGGCGCCGAAAGCCTTCGCAGCCAGCTTCTGAGCCTCCTGGATTACGCCAGTGGGCTGATGTAGATCATCAAGCGGTGCGATGTTGATTAGATCGATGGATAGAGCGTTATCGCCGATAAACTCACGGAATTCGGCATCGGTTCCTAGCCCCTTCTTATGCCCCGGAATATGAAATTGAACGGGATTGCCGGCGGCATGCTTTTTTAAAGCTGTGAAGAGGGGAGTACGGTGTTGATTCATTTAATGCTGTCACAACCTTTCGCGAATATTAAAATTTAAGGCAAGCATCAGTATAACAAAACAATCTACAGAATACTAGGATTTGGATGTGATAGAATGTCCACGAAAGCCGTGCAACGTACACATATCAGTCTGACATCACCATTTATTATGGAGATGTGGGTAATTATTTTTTTAGTTGAATTTGTGAAAGGGTCGCTTCTTGTCGCTTTGTTACCCGTGTATATGGAGAATATTTTGGGTCTATCTGTGACGGTAGTAGGTTTTGCCTTTGCACTCCAGTATTTGGGTGATAATCTATTCCGCAGTCCTTCTGGCTGGGTTATGGAGCGTATAGGATTTCGCTGGACCATGACAAGTGCCTTATTGTTGATCCTAGTAGCTGTTGGCATGATAATATATGCTAAAACAGCAGTTACGTTATCGATTGCTTGTCTTATTCTTGGGATCGGTACGTCCCCGCTTTGGCCTTGTGTGATGACAGGGATCACCGAATTGGCGGGATCTACTAAAAGCGGCAGCAGCGGGGCAGCTATGGGTGCTGTCGAGATGGCCTCGCTGGCAGGTACGGGAATCGGTCCGATCGTAGTGAATTTTTTGATGGATCATGGAGGACAAAGCTATCGTGTAGCCTTTTTGGTCCTGTTAGGTTGTGCAGCTGTTGTAGTTGTGGTGGCCCTATTTCTACCTAAGAGAATCTCGCCAAGTGGAACTCATGCCGTTGTAAGGGACATGCAGGGGCTCGGTGGAGTCATTGAGCGTAAAAAGATTAGTCCGTTAGAAAGTATAAAAAGAACACTGCATCAGGTTAAGACGACGCTTAAGGTCAGTCGATGGTTATATCCTGCTTTATTTCTTCAGGCTTTTGCCATTGGCTTGATGACCCCTGTAGTTACTTTGTTTGCTCGCACAGAGCTTCATGTTAGTCCAAATCAGTTTAGTCTTCTTCTGATTGCAGGTGGGGGGATTACGGTGCTTGCTCTGATTCCAGCTGGTAAGCTGGTGGACCGAATTGGAACAACTGTGTTTCTGAATATCGGCTTTTTGCTCGCGGCCTTTTCCCTTGCTCTGTTCTCACAGGTCCGCTGGCTACCGCTTGCCTTTATCGCGGTGGCTTTGGTCGGTATAAGCTACGCGCTTATTCTCCCGGCTTGGAATGCCTTTCTAGCCAAGCAAGTCCCTAAGGGGGAACGAGGGACTGTATGGGGGCTATTCTTGACGCTGCAAGGCTCTGGGATGGTGGCAGGTCCGGTACTATCAGGGAGACTATGGGACCATGTAGGTCATGGGGTCCCGTTCCTAGTAAGTGCAATTGTAATGCTGATGCTCTTCGGGCTGCATTTGCTCATTGTGCACAGAACGAAGCTGAAATTTAAACCTAGTTGATCTGAAATGTGAAAAGCCGCTGACACCTGAGAATTAGGTTGTCAGCGGCTTTTTTAGAAATTAAAAGACATTCGGTATAGCGTTAAACGATATTTTGTGAATGATAATGCCCCAAAAGGACCGAAAGGAATAAAAAATTCCGATTAGCGTTTGGAGAATGTCTGTTGGGGGTAAAAATAGTCAATAAACCAAGTTACCGCTACATAAACTGAAGTATAAAATAAGACTAAGACGAACGCAAAAAGTAATGCTTACTTGAAGAGGTCCGGCAGCCATAAATACTCTGAAATGGAACGAATGGTGTTGACTTTGCAGATGTGAAGCAGTTAGGGGGGAGTGCCGTGAACAAAAACGACGAGGTGGAGTATTGTAACCTGGAGCTGCGTTTCGACAGACAGCATATCCAGGACCTGATCAAGGATTTGATTCAAAAAGGTTATTCCCTATATTGGAGCGAGAACGATCAGGTCTTTGTAATTTCAGTCCGTACCGGCCGTAAATTGGTGAAATTACGTTTTCAAAGGATCAAAGACGGTTATAAACTCGTGGGTGACTATATGATTCGTGATGCTCGCTTGTCTGAATGGATGGAGAAATTAATTGGGGACATGCGGGGCCATGCCATTGTAAAACGTTTCCGAGACCGTCAGATTATTATTGAAAATATTTTGTTCGGCGAAGTGATACGTCTTGTCGAAATCTCGGGTTATCAGCAGCGGGTCTTATACCAGAAGGGTCCTATGCTCACCGATGAGGAGCTGACCAAGCTCTATTATTCTGTTGAAGGGGAAGAGCGGATTCGCCAGCGTAGAATTGAAGTGGATGAGCAGCTGGATCGATTAAATGATGCACTTAAGGCAGAGGATACGGTTCGCGCGGACAAATGCCGAGCTCAGCTTACTTTTTTGACGAAGGAATTGTATACGTTAGAATGGTAAACAAAGTGTCGGGCAAATGTTGCTTAGGGGCACCCCGAACTTCGGGGTGTCTTAGATTTGTGTGAGAACTTGCAGACAGGGGTTCACTTCTGGCGCTAAAAACGTTAAAATAGTCATTGTGATCATTTTCAGGTTGGCAATGGTTTTGTCAATGAATTTGATCTCTCTTCGCAGGGCAGGCTTTGCTGTCTCTGATAAAGGGTGGTATTCTTATACTGCGAGAAATGGATTTCCCAAAAATATAGGGTGCAAAGGGTGGAGGACCAGATGGCAAAACAACAAATCGGCGTTATTGGCTTGGCGGTAATGGGCAAGAATTTGGCTCTAAATATCGAAAGCAAGGGTTTTTCCGTATCCGTGTTTAACCGCTCACCGGAGAAGACACATGATCTTCTTACTGAGGCGGAAGGTAAAAACCTCGTAGGCACATTTTCCGTTGAGGAATTTGTAGCTTCGCTGGAAACACCGCGCAAAATTCTGATCATGGTTCAAGCTGGTAAAGCTACTGATGCTACCATCGAGCAACTGTTGCCGCATCTTGATCAAGGCGACATTATTATCGACGGAGGAAATGCTTATTTCCCTGATACGGTTCGCCGCAGTAAATATCTGGAAGAAAAAGGCTTCCGCTTTGTCGGAACTGGGGTTTCTGGCGGTGAAGAAGGAGCTCTTAAAGGTCCTTCCATTATGCCTGGCGGTCAAGAAAGCGCGTATAAGCTAGTAGAACCAATCCTAACTGCAATCTCAGCTAAAGTTAACGGTGAGCCTTGCTGTACATATATCGGACCAGACGGTGCGGGACACTATGTTAAAATGGTGCACAACGGTATCGAATATGGTGATATGCAATTGATCTGTGAAGCTTATCAGCTGCTCAAAGACGTACTAGGTCTGGATGCAAAAGAACTTCACAACATTTTCAAAGAGTGGAATAGCGGTGAGCTCGACAGCTACCTGATCGAGATTACTACAGATATTTTTGCTCAGTATGACGAAGAAACTGGTAAACCAATGGTTGACGTGATCCTTGATTCCGCTGGCCAAAAGGGAACTGGTAAATGGACAAGCCAAAGCTCACTGGATCTTGGCGTACCTTTGTCCATGATCACTGAATCCGTATTCTCACGCTTCTTGTCTGCAATGAAGGATGAGCGCGTAGAAGCAAGCAAAGTGCTTAACGGACCAGAAACTACGCCATTTGATGGCGACAAAGCTGAATTCATCGAGAACGTGCGTAAAGCATTGTTCGCAAGTAAAATCGTATCCTATGCTCAAGGTTTCGCTCAACTGCGCGTAGCTTCCGACGAATACGGTTGGGATCTGAAATATGGCGAGTTGGCTAAAATTTGGCGTGGAGGCTGCATTATCCGTTCCCGTTTCCTACAAAACATCACAGATGCTTACGAGAACAATGCAGATCTTAAGAACCTATTGCTTGATCCTTTCTTCAAGGATGTTATGGACAATTACCAATCCGCATGGCGTAAAGTTATCGCTTCAGCTGTAACGATGGGTGTTCCAGTACCTGGTTTCTCCAGCGCATTGGCTTACTATGATAGCTATCGTACAGAAAGACTGCCTGCGAACCTGCTACAGGCTCAACGTGATTACTTCGGCGCTCACACGTTCAAACGTGTAGACAAAGAAGGCGTATTCCACCACAACTGGATGTCAGCAGAATAATCTAGTTTGTTACGGTTATAAGCAAAAACGTTCTCGGCGTCCTAAAGGGCGGTAAGCGTTTATGCGAGAAGTATAAGGATAATGTATA
This Paenibacillus sp. FSL R5-0345 DNA region includes the following protein-coding sequences:
- a CDS encoding MBL fold metallo-hydrolase, which translates into the protein MSLSLQMLGTGNAFAKNYFNNNGLLLADNYTLLIDCGITAPLAMHTIEKSFRDVNATLITHIHADHVGGLEELALTLKHVYGEKMRLLLPETLVEPLWNNTLKGGLYQQDAVASLTDIFEVTTMKPGITYKLAPSLSLEIIHTPHIPGKDSYSLLINNEIFYSADMTFQPDLLINLVRERGIRMILHDCQLGGSGVVHTTLEELLSLPEDVRRIIKLMHYSDEQPQFVGLTGEMEFIEQHLIYKL
- a CDS encoding DUF1292 domain-containing protein, producing MSDHKHEHGEACGCGHDHDHEHEEFVLTLTNEQGEDVEMVFVETFDIGEKLYALLLERENPEADGIILRMEEEDEEMVLYNIEDEEEWKAVEEAYNNLLAQQE
- a CDS encoding aminotransferase class I/II-fold pyridoxal phosphate-dependent enzyme, with translation MNQHRTPLFTALKKHAAGNPVQFHIPGHKKGLGTDAEFREFIGDNALSIDLINIAPLDDLHQPTGVIQEAQKLAAKAFGADYTYFSVQGTSNAIMTMILSVCSPGDKIIVPRNIHKSVMSAIIFSGAKPVFVSPVQDENLGIDHGITTSSLERALRRHPDAKGVLVINPTYFGVCADLRSIVDLAHRYGVPVLVDEAHGVLIHFHEDLPVSAMQAGADIAATSVHKLGGSMTQSSVLNLNAKTGLINPQRVQTIMSMLTTTSTSYILLASLDTSRRNLALNGHEMAERTIRLSNYARETINTIEGLYSFGKEILGTEATFDHDPTKLNIHVRHLGITGYETENWLREKYNIEVELSDMYNILCLITPGDTQESVDKLLAALRVLSAIHYSKGEIYELKVQVPEIPQLALIPRDAFYADTQLVPFRESAGYIIAEFIYVYPPGIPILLPGEVITQDNIDYIIDHVEIGLPVKGPEDRSITNIKVIVEADPIS
- a CDS encoding MFS transporter — encoded protein: MSTKAVQRTHISLTSPFIMEMWVIIFLVEFVKGSLLVALLPVYMENILGLSVTVVGFAFALQYLGDNLFRSPSGWVMERIGFRWTMTSALLLILVAVGMIIYAKTAVTLSIACLILGIGTSPLWPCVMTGITELAGSTKSGSSGAAMGAVEMASLAGTGIGPIVVNFLMDHGGQSYRVAFLVLLGCAAVVVVVALFLPKRISPSGTHAVVRDMQGLGGVIERKKISPLESIKRTLHQVKTTLKVSRWLYPALFLQAFAIGLMTPVVTLFARTELHVSPNQFSLLLIAGGGITVLALIPAGKLVDRIGTTVFLNIGFLLAAFSLALFSQVRWLPLAFIAVALVGISYALILPAWNAFLAKQVPKGERGTVWGLFLTLQGSGMVAGPVLSGRLWDHVGHGVPFLVSAIVMLMLFGLHLLIVHRTKLKFKPS
- the gndA gene encoding NADP-dependent phosphogluconate dehydrogenase; its protein translation is MAKQQIGVIGLAVMGKNLALNIESKGFSVSVFNRSPEKTHDLLTEAEGKNLVGTFSVEEFVASLETPRKILIMVQAGKATDATIEQLLPHLDQGDIIIDGGNAYFPDTVRRSKYLEEKGFRFVGTGVSGGEEGALKGPSIMPGGQESAYKLVEPILTAISAKVNGEPCCTYIGPDGAGHYVKMVHNGIEYGDMQLICEAYQLLKDVLGLDAKELHNIFKEWNSGELDSYLIEITTDIFAQYDEETGKPMVDVILDSAGQKGTGKWTSQSSLDLGVPLSMITESVFSRFLSAMKDERVEASKVLNGPETTPFDGDKAEFIENVRKALFASKIVSYAQGFAQLRVASDEYGWDLKYGELAKIWRGGCIIRSRFLQNITDAYENNADLKNLLLDPFFKDVMDNYQSAWRKVIASAVTMGVPVPGFSSALAYYDSYRTERLPANLLQAQRDYFGAHTFKRVDKEGVFHHNWMSAE